One part of the Ziziphus jujuba cultivar Dongzao chromosome 2, ASM3175591v1 genome encodes these proteins:
- the LOC107418566 gene encoding putative receptor-like protein kinase At3g47110 codes for MVGVNAATLAGNETDKLALLAIKAMIIQDPLNITSSWNESLHFCHWQGVSCSTRHERVTQLNLSSQKLSGYISTSIGNLSFLRTFDLSNNSFQGEIPNEIIHLFRLETLVLANNSLRGQIPSNISNCRNLRIFKVSRNKFTGKIPFGLSYLSKLVQLDLDSNNLEGNIPHSLGNISSLEVLRLGSNYLEGHVPPSLGQLKNLVTLIISLNNLSGEIPESMYNLSCLRVTSFSCNGFEGRLPLNIGLTLPNTEVFLVAANNFSGSIPISFSNASNLWRLELSRNKFSGGVPPIFKNLKKLTWLRIDINDLGTGKANDLSFIDSLTNCSILRVLYLDECNFGGELPTSMVNLSLQLQIFSVESNKLSGCIPHDIGNLINLNALNLHRNQLVGTIPTTIGKLYKLQEAGFGSNELSGQIPSTFGNLTLLRRLWLEENNFQGSIPSSLGNCQNLELLHLYGNFLNGTIPREVIGLKYLSLSLNLSRNNLSGSLPSEVGKMKFLVELDLSQNQLSGNIPNSLGDCINLVCLYIDHNSFEGEIPKSLSLLKVIEVMDLSHNNLFGHIPKDFANLTFLGKLNLSFNDLDGEVPVTGVFSNISAISIAGNEKLCGGIPEINSNANLKATNGFSNANLIGVGSFGSVYKGNLESNQASVAVKVFNLERRGASKSFMAECETLRNTRHRNLVRIVTACSSVDYQGNDFMALVYEFMPNGSLENWLHPQSGSEGRGKLTLLQKLNIVIDVASALDYLHNQIDMPIIHCDLKPSNILLDQDMAALIGDFGLSKIIVEDDDIEASNNSTSTIGIKGTIGYAAPEYGMGSEVSSRGDMYSFGILLLEIFTGKRPTDDSFIDGMNLNLFVKMALPERVMEIVDHDILLEVEEEKEASSSNHHNEPGQTRREKLIECLISILTIGVKCSEELPSNRIQIHEACKQLLKFKGTMLSLELLSCNQN; via the exons atggTGGGTGTCAATGCAGCAACTTTAGCCGGAAATGAAACAGACAAGCTTGCGTTGCTTGCCATCAAAGCCATGATAATTCAAGATCCTCTCAATATTACTAGCTCTTGGAATGAATCTCTTCATTTTTGCCACTGGCAAGGTGTGTCTTGCAGTACAAGGCACGAAAGAGTTACTCAACTGAATTTGAGCTCTCAGAAGTTGTCAGGTTACATATCTACCTCAATTGGGAATCTCAGTTTTCTTCGAACCTTCGATCTTTCTAACAACAGTTTCCAAGGAGAAATACCAAATGAAATCATTCATTTGTTCAGGTTGGAAACTTTGGTTTTGGCAAACAACTCCCTAAGAGGACAAATACCAAGTAACATTTCAAATTGTCGAAATTTGAGGATCTTCAAAGTGAGTCGCAACAAATTCACCGGGAAAATTCCTTTTGGACTTAGCTACTTATCAAAGTTGGTGCAACTTGATCTTGATTCTAACAATTTGGAGGGTAATATCCCACATTCTCTAGGGAACATTTCTTCTCTTGAAGTTCTTCGATTGGGATCCAATTATCTGGAAGGACATGTTCCGCCATCACTAGGCCAGTTGAAGAACTTGGTTACCCTCATCATTTCTCTAAACAATTTATCAGGTGAGATCCCAGAGTCTATGTACAACCTTTCATGTCTTAGAGTAACTAGTTTTTCTTGTAATGGATTTGAAGGAAGACTTCCTCTTAACATAGGCCTTACTCTTCCTAACACTGAAGTGTTTTTGGTAGCGGCAAACAACTTTAGCGGATCTATTccaatttcattttcaaatgcTTCAAACCTTTGGAGATTAGAACTCTCCCGTAATAAATTTTCTGGAGGAGTTCCTCCTATTTTCAAAAATCTTAAGAAACTCACATGGCTACGTATTGACATTAATGATCTTGGAACAGGAAAAGCTAATGACCTGAGCTTCATAGATTCATTGACCAATTGTAGCATACTTAGGGTGCTTTATCTAGATGAATGTAATTTTGGAGGGGAATTGCCCACTTCAATGGTCAATCTCTCACTTCAGCTTCAAATCTTTTCAGTAGAATCAAACAAATTATCAGGATGCATTCCCCATGACATAGGAAATCTCATAAACTTAAATGCATTAAATTTGCATCGCAATCAGCTTGTAGGAACTATTCCGACAACCATTGGAAAACTTTACAAGTTACAAGAAGCTGGTTTTGGAAGCAACGAATTATCAGGGCAAATCCCTTCAACATTTGGAAATCTAACATTGTTGAGAAGGCTTTGGTTAGAGGAAAACAATTTTCAAGGAAGTATTCCTTCAAGTCTTGGAAACTGTCAGAACTTGGAGTTGCTACACTTGTATGGTAATTTCTTAAATGGTACCATTCCACGAGAAGTCATTGGCCTgaaatatttatcattatccCTGAACCTGTCTAGAAACAATCTCTCTGGTTCGCTACCTTCGGAAGTTGGTAAGATGAAATTCCTTGTTGAGTTGGATCTGTCTCAGAATCAGTTGTCCGGCAACATTCCTAATAGCCTTGGGGATTGCATTAATTTGGTATGCCTCTATATCGATCATAATTCGTTTGAAGGAGAGATTCCAAAATCTTTGAGTTTGTTGAAAGTTATCGAAGTTATGGATCTTTCACACAACAACTTGTTTGGACATATTCCCAAAGACtttgccaatttaacttttttgGGGAAGTTAAATTTGTCCTTTAATGATCTTGATGGTGAAGTACCAGTAACTGGTGTGTTCAGCAATATCAGTGCAATTTCAATTGCTGGTAATGAGAAGCTTTGTGGGGGTATTCCAGA AATAAATTCCAATGCTAATCTGAAAGCAACAAATGGCTTCTCTAATGCTAATCTGATTGGTGTTGGTAGCTTTGGCTCGGTATATAAAGGAAATCTTGAATCAAATCAAGCTTCCGTGGCAGTGAAGGTATTCAATCTCGAAAGGAGGGGTGCTTCCAAGAGTTTCATGGCTGAATGCGAAACGCTAAGAAATACCAGACATCGAAACCTTGTTAGGATCGTGACTGCTTGCTCAAGTGTTGATTACCAAGGTAACGATTTTATGGCCCTTGTCTATGAATTCATGCCAAATGGAAGTTTGGAAAATTGGTTGCATCCACAGAGTGGCAGTGAAGGCAGGGGAAAGTTAACTCTGTTGCAGAAATTGAATATAGTCATTGATGTGGCATCTGCTTTGGATTATCTTCACAACCAAATTGACATGCCTATCATACATTGTGACCTAAAACCAagcaacattcttcttgaccaAGATATGGCTGCTCTCATTGGTGATTTCGGCTTGTCAAAGATTATCGTAGAAGACGATGATATTGAAGCATCCAACAACTCAACCAGCACTATTGGAATAAAGGGAACTATTGGATATGCAGCTCCTG AATATGGCATGGGAAGTGAAGTTTCAAGCAGAGGAGATATGTACAGCTTTGGTATCCTCTTGTTAGAGATCTTCACGGGAAAAAGACCAACCGACGACAGTTTCATAGACGGAATGAATCTGAATCTGTTTGTCAAAATGGCATTGCCGGAGCGTGTAATGGAGATTGTAGATCATGATATTCTGTTGGAGgtagaggaagagaaagaagcATCAAGCAGCAACCACCACAACGAACCAGGGCAAACAAGAAGAGAAAAGCTAATCGAGTGCTTGATATCTATACTTACGATTGGTGTCAAGTGCTCAGAGGAATTGCCAAGCAATAGAATTCAAATACATGAGGCTTGTAAGCAGCTTCTTAAATTCAAAG GAACAATGTTGAGTTTGGAACTTCTCAGTTGCaatcaaaattaa